One segment of Mycolicibacterium baixiangningiae DNA contains the following:
- the gltB gene encoding glutamate synthase large subunit — protein sequence MLYSAIPHAQGLYDPEHEKDSCGVAMIADIQGRRSHSIVAEGLVALEHLDHRGAAGAETNSGDGAGILLQLPVELFADVVDFELPQPTAQGCNTFVAGTCFLPQDPVARAEACQRVEALAAEENLEVLGWRTVPVDPDSADVGVTARDCMPYMAQLFVAAPEVDGVRPGGVELDRRVYPLRKRAEKSAEVYFPSLSSRTIAYKGMLTTVQLPLYFSDLRDARCTSAIAIVHSRFSTNTFPSWPLAHPFRFVAHNGEINTVRGNRNRMHAREAMLASANIPGDLSRLSPVCTADASDSASFDEVLELLHLGGRSLPHAVLMMIPEAWENNASMDADERAFWQFHASLMEPWDGPACVTFTDGTLVGAVLDRNGLRPGRWWRTADDRIILASESGVLDVPSAQIVAKGRLQPGKMLLVDTAAGRIVSDDEIKLGLSEGEAYGEWLHAGLLELGSLPERVRVQPNHESVVRRQISFGYTEEELRILITPMAASGAEPLGSMGTDTPTAVLSERSRPLYDYFVELFAQVTNPPLDAIREEVVTSMSRVMGPEQNLLEPTAASCRQIILKWPVLDNDELNKIVHINDDGEHPGLRAVVLKALYDVERGGEGLAEALDELRSRAGDAITEGARTLVISDRDSDHTRAPIPSLLAVSAVHHHLVRTKQRTEVALVVESGDAREVHHIAMLIGFGAAAVNPYLAFETIEDLIREGELTGIETAAAVRNYLKALGKGVTKVMSKMGISTVASYTAAQAFEAVGIDRDVIDEYFTGTPSQIGGIGLDVIAEEVKLRHRRAYPENPTERVHRRLEVGGEYAFRREGELHLFSPEVVFLLQHSTRTGRQDVFRQYSEEVDRLSRDGGTLRGLFEFKKGLRPPVPLDEVESADEIVTRFNTGAMSYGSISAEAHETMAIAMNNLGGRSNSGEGGEDVDRLYDPQRRSAVKQVASGRFGVTSDYLVNATDIQIKMAQGAKPGEGGQLPGYKVYPNIAKTRHSTPGVGLISPPPHHDIYSIEDLAQLIHDLKNANDQARIHVKLVSSVGVGTVAAGVSKAHADVVLISGYDGGTGAAPLTSLKHAGAPWEIGLADAQQTLVLNGLRDRITVQCDGGMRTARDVMVAMLLGAEEFGFATAPLVVAGCIMMRVCHLDTCPVGVATQNPELRARFNGKPEFVENFFRFIAEDIRRHLAELGFRSIDEAVGHAELLDTATGVEHWKSKGLDLTPIFATPTNAHDDQATQRRKLKDQYHALDQALDQTLIQLSEGALEDAHPVTLELPVRNVNRTVGTLLGAEVTRRYGAAGLPDDTIRITLTGSAGQSIGAFLPPGVTMELIGDANDYVGKGLSGGRIVVKPADDVLFLPEDNVIAGNTLLYGATSGEVFLRGKVGERFCARNSGALAVVEGVGDHACEYMTGGRVVVLGRTGRNMAAGMSGGIAYVLGLNPAKVNPAMVELQRLEPEDLVWLHDVVARHARHTGSTVATSVLSDWPRRSAQFTKVMPSDYQRVLQATRMAKAEGRDVDAAIMEASRG from the coding sequence ATGCTTTATTCGGCTATCCCGCATGCGCAGGGACTCTACGACCCCGAGCACGAGAAGGATTCGTGCGGCGTCGCCATGATCGCCGACATCCAGGGCAGACGGTCGCACTCCATTGTCGCTGAGGGTCTGGTCGCCCTCGAGCACCTCGATCACCGCGGCGCAGCAGGGGCCGAAACGAACAGCGGAGACGGTGCGGGAATCCTGCTGCAGCTGCCGGTCGAGCTCTTCGCCGATGTCGTCGACTTCGAGCTCCCACAGCCGACCGCCCAGGGCTGCAACACCTTTGTTGCCGGCACGTGCTTCCTCCCGCAGGATCCGGTGGCGCGCGCAGAGGCCTGCCAACGCGTCGAGGCTCTGGCGGCCGAAGAGAATCTCGAGGTGCTGGGCTGGCGCACCGTTCCCGTCGACCCCGACAGCGCCGACGTCGGAGTCACCGCGCGGGACTGCATGCCGTACATGGCCCAATTGTTCGTCGCCGCACCAGAAGTCGACGGCGTCCGCCCCGGTGGCGTCGAACTCGACCGGCGGGTGTACCCGCTGCGCAAACGCGCGGAGAAGTCCGCCGAGGTCTACTTCCCGTCCCTGTCCAGCCGCACCATCGCCTACAAGGGCATGCTCACCACCGTGCAGTTGCCGCTGTACTTCAGCGATCTGCGTGACGCGCGGTGCACCAGCGCCATCGCGATCGTCCACAGCCGTTTCTCCACCAACACGTTTCCGTCGTGGCCGCTCGCGCACCCGTTCCGGTTCGTCGCCCACAACGGCGAGATCAACACCGTGCGTGGCAACCGCAACCGCATGCACGCCCGTGAAGCCATGCTGGCCAGCGCCAACATTCCCGGCGATCTGAGCCGTCTGTCCCCGGTGTGCACCGCGGACGCCTCGGACTCGGCGAGTTTCGACGAGGTTCTCGAACTGCTCCACCTCGGCGGCCGCAGCCTGCCCCACGCGGTGCTGATGATGATCCCCGAGGCATGGGAGAACAACGCCTCGATGGACGCCGACGAGCGGGCGTTCTGGCAATTCCACGCCTCGCTGATGGAACCGTGGGACGGTCCGGCGTGCGTCACGTTCACCGACGGCACCCTGGTCGGAGCGGTGCTGGACCGCAACGGGTTACGCCCCGGCCGTTGGTGGCGCACCGCCGACGACCGGATCATCCTCGCCAGCGAGAGCGGGGTGCTCGACGTCCCGTCCGCGCAGATCGTCGCCAAGGGCCGATTGCAGCCGGGCAAGATGCTGCTGGTCGACACGGCAGCGGGCCGCATCGTCAGCGATGACGAGATCAAGCTCGGATTGTCCGAGGGCGAGGCCTACGGCGAATGGCTGCATGCCGGCCTGCTCGAACTCGGGTCGTTGCCGGAACGGGTTCGGGTACAGCCCAATCACGAATCGGTGGTCCGCCGCCAGATCTCCTTCGGCTACACCGAGGAGGAGTTGCGGATCCTGATCACCCCGATGGCCGCCTCCGGCGCCGAACCCCTGGGGTCGATGGGCACCGACACGCCGACCGCGGTGCTCTCCGAACGGTCGCGGCCGCTCTACGACTACTTCGTCGAACTCTTCGCCCAGGTGACCAATCCTCCGCTGGACGCCATCCGCGAGGAAGTGGTCACCAGCATGTCCCGCGTCATGGGCCCCGAGCAGAACCTGCTCGAGCCGACGGCGGCGTCGTGCCGGCAGATCATTCTGAAGTGGCCGGTGCTCGACAACGACGAACTCAACAAGATCGTCCACATCAACGACGACGGTGAGCATCCGGGCCTGCGGGCGGTGGTCCTCAAAGCCCTCTACGACGTAGAACGCGGTGGCGAGGGACTGGCCGAAGCTCTCGACGAACTGCGCAGCCGGGCCGGTGACGCCATCACCGAAGGCGCACGCACACTGGTCATCTCGGATCGCGACTCCGACCACACCCGCGCACCCATCCCGTCGCTGCTGGCCGTGTCCGCGGTCCACCACCACCTCGTGCGCACCAAGCAGCGCACCGAGGTGGCGCTGGTGGTGGAGTCCGGTGATGCCCGCGAAGTGCACCACATCGCGATGCTCATCGGCTTCGGCGCCGCAGCCGTCAACCCCTACCTCGCCTTCGAGACCATCGAGGACCTCATCCGCGAAGGTGAACTCACCGGCATCGAAACCGCCGCAGCGGTACGCAATTACCTCAAAGCTCTCGGCAAGGGGGTGACGAAGGTGATGAGCAAGATGGGCATCTCCACGGTCGCCTCCTACACCGCCGCGCAGGCCTTCGAGGCGGTCGGTATCGACCGCGACGTCATCGACGAGTACTTCACCGGGACGCCGAGCCAGATCGGCGGTATCGGACTCGACGTCATCGCCGAGGAGGTCAAACTCCGGCATCGCCGCGCGTACCCGGAGAATCCGACCGAGCGGGTGCACCGCCGCCTCGAGGTCGGCGGCGAGTACGCATTCCGGCGCGAGGGGGAGCTGCATCTGTTCAGCCCGGAAGTGGTGTTCCTCCTTCAGCATTCGACACGCACGGGCCGCCAGGACGTGTTCCGGCAGTACTCCGAGGAGGTCGACCGGCTGTCCCGCGACGGCGGCACCCTGCGCGGGCTGTTCGAGTTCAAGAAGGGACTTCGGCCGCCGGTGCCCCTCGACGAGGTGGAGTCGGCCGACGAGATCGTCACGCGCTTCAACACCGGCGCGATGAGTTACGGCTCCATCAGTGCCGAGGCCCACGAGACGATGGCGATCGCGATGAACAACCTGGGCGGGCGCTCCAACTCCGGGGAGGGCGGGGAGGACGTCGACCGGCTCTACGATCCCCAGCGCCGCAGCGCGGTCAAGCAGGTCGCCAGCGGCCGGTTCGGCGTGACCAGTGACTACCTCGTCAACGCCACCGACATCCAGATCAAGATGGCCCAAGGCGCCAAACCCGGTGAGGGCGGCCAGCTTCCGGGCTACAAGGTGTACCCGAACATCGCCAAGACGCGGCACTCCACCCCCGGTGTCGGGCTCATCTCACCGCCGCCGCACCACGACATCTACTCGATCGAGGACCTCGCGCAGCTCATCCACGACCTGAAGAATGCCAACGACCAGGCGCGGATCCACGTGAAGCTGGTCAGCAGCGTCGGTGTCGGGACGGTCGCCGCCGGAGTGTCCAAGGCGCATGCGGACGTGGTACTCATCTCGGGTTACGACGGCGGCACGGGTGCCGCGCCGTTGACGAGCCTCAAGCATGCCGGTGCGCCGTGGGAGATCGGGCTCGCCGATGCACAGCAGACCCTGGTGCTCAACGGTCTCCGTGACCGCATCACCGTGCAATGCGACGGCGGGATGCGCACCGCCCGCGACGTGATGGTCGCAATGCTGCTGGGCGCCGAGGAGTTCGGATTCGCGACGGCACCGCTGGTGGTGGCCGGATGCATCATGATGCGGGTCTGCCACCTCGACACGTGCCCGGTCGGCGTCGCCACCCAGAACCCGGAGCTGCGGGCCCGGTTCAACGGCAAGCCCGAATTCGTGGAGAACTTCTTCCGGTTCATCGCCGAGGACATCCGCCGCCACCTCGCCGAGCTCGGCTTCCGCAGCATCGACGAAGCCGTCGGCCACGCCGAACTGCTCGACACCGCAACCGGAGTGGAGCACTGGAAGAGCAAGGGTCTCGACCTCACGCCGATTTTCGCCACGCCCACCAACGCGCACGACGACCAAGCGACCCAGCGGCGCAAGCTCAAGGACCAGTACCACGCCCTGGACCAGGCGCTCGACCAGACGCTCATCCAGCTCTCCGAGGGCGCCCTCGAAGACGCCCACCCGGTGACCCTCGAACTGCCCGTCCGCAACGTCAACCGCACCGTGGGCACTCTGCTCGGCGCCGAGGTGACCCGCCGATACGGCGCGGCCGGGCTCCCGGACGACACGATCCGGATCACGCTCACCGGGTCGGCGGGTCAGTCGATCGGCGCGTTCCTTCCGCCCGGCGTCACAATGGAGTTGATCGGTGACGCCAATGACTATGTGGGCAAGGGACTCTCGGGTGGCCGGATCGTCGTCAAGCCCGCCGACGACGTGCTGTTCCTGCCCGAGGACAACGTCATCGCCGGCAACACCCTGCTCTACGGCGCGACCTCAGGGGAGGTGTTCCTGCGCGGCAAGGTCGGAGAACGGTTCTGCGCCCGCAACTCCGGCGCACTGGCCGTGGTCGAGGGTGTCGGCGACCATGCCTGCGAGTACATGACCGGCGGACGGGTGGTGGTCCTGGGCCGGACGGGTCGCAACATGGCCGCCGGGATGTCGGGCGGTATCGCCTACGTTCTGGGGTTGAATCCGGCCAAGGTCAACCCCGCCATGGTGGAGTTGCAGCGGCTCGAACCGGAGGATCTGGTCTGGCTGCACGACGTCGTGGCACGGCACGCCAGACACACCGGCAGCACCGTGGCCACCTCGGTGCTGTCCGACTGGCCCCGGCGCAGTGCCCAGTTCACCAAAGTCATGCCCAGCGACTATCAGCGCGTCCTGCAGGCCACCCGGATGGCCAAGGCCGAGGGGCGCGACGTCGACGCCGCGATCATGGAGGCCAGCCGTGGCTGA
- a CDS encoding NINE protein — translation MTDPSQFGNTPEGTPPPPPGAGYPPPYPPAPGNYPPPYYDPSAPYGRHPMTGEPYSDKSKVVAGLLQLVGLLGIVGIGRMYLGQVGLGVAQLVVGLVTCGIGAVIWGIIDAILIFTDKVRDPNGLPLRDGT, via the coding sequence ATGACCGACCCCTCGCAGTTCGGTAACACCCCCGAAGGCACCCCGCCGCCTCCGCCCGGCGCCGGCTATCCGCCGCCGTACCCGCCGGCTCCCGGCAACTACCCGCCCCCGTACTACGACCCCTCCGCGCCCTACGGCAGGCATCCCATGACCGGAGAGCCGTACTCAGACAAGTCGAAGGTCGTCGCGGGTCTCCTCCAATTGGTGGGGCTGCTCGGCATCGTCGGCATCGGACGCATGTACCTCGGCCAGGTCGGGCTGGGCGTCGCACAACTGGTGGTCGGACTCGTGACCTGCGGCATCGGCGCCGTCATCTGGGGCATCATCGATGCGATCCTCATCTTCACCGACAAGGTCCGCGATCCGAACGGTCTCCCGTTGCGTGATGGAACCTGA
- the trpA gene encoding tryptophan synthase subunit alpha: MSRLGGLFDACRAEQRAALIGYLPTGFPDVPASISAMTALVESGCDIIEVGIPYSDPGMDGPVIAAAAEAALQGGVRVRDTLAAVEAISNAGGRAVVMTYWNPVLRWGIDAFARDLAAAGGLGLITPDLIPEEADEWMAASESHDLDRIFLVAPASTPERLAKTVEASRGFVYAASTMGVTGARDVVSSAAPELVARVKEVSDIPVGVGLGVRSRAQAAEIGAYADGVIVGSALVSALTDGLPAVRALTEELAEGVRQRVPA, translated from the coding sequence ATGAGTCGGTTGGGTGGCTTGTTCGACGCTTGCCGCGCAGAGCAGCGTGCGGCCCTCATCGGATACCTGCCAACCGGGTTCCCCGACGTGCCGGCATCGATCTCGGCGATGACGGCGCTGGTCGAATCCGGTTGCGACATCATCGAAGTCGGCATTCCGTATTCCGACCCGGGGATGGACGGTCCGGTGATCGCCGCGGCCGCCGAGGCGGCGCTGCAGGGTGGCGTCCGAGTGCGGGACACCCTGGCGGCGGTCGAGGCCATCAGCAACGCCGGTGGTCGCGCGGTGGTGATGACCTATTGGAATCCGGTACTGCGCTGGGGGATCGACGCATTCGCGAGGGACCTGGCCGCCGCGGGCGGGTTGGGTCTGATCACCCCTGACCTCATCCCCGAAGAGGCCGACGAGTGGATGGCAGCATCGGAATCCCATGATCTCGACCGCATCTTCCTGGTGGCGCCTGCGTCGACGCCGGAGCGGCTGGCCAAGACCGTCGAGGCCTCCCGTGGTTTCGTCTACGCCGCGTCGACGATGGGTGTCACCGGCGCGCGAGACGTCGTCTCGAGCGCCGCGCCAGAACTCGTGGCGCGGGTCAAAGAGGTCTCCGACATCCCGGTCGGCGTCGGTCTGGGCGTGCGGTCACGTGCACAGGCGGCGGAGATCGGCGCGTACGCAGACGGAGTGATCGTCGGCTCGGCGCTCGTGTCGGCGCTCACGGACGGCCTGCCCGCGGTGCGAGCGCTGACCGAAGAATTAGCCGAGGGAGTGCGCCAGAGGGTGCCCGCGTGA
- a CDS encoding glutamate synthase subunit beta produces the protein MADPTGFLKVPKVEAAKRPVDERVGDWHEVYERQSLPERAEEVSQQARRCMDCGIPFCHSGSAGCPLGNLIPEWNDLVRRGRWDAASERLHATNNFPEFTGRLCPAPCEAACVLSISEGHTGGSVTIKRIENTIADQAWALGLVDPQPASIRTGKSVAVVGSGPAGLAAAQQLTRAGHDVTVFERDDRIGGLMRYGIPEYKLEKKTLDQRLAQMRAEGTRFVTDCEVGVDLTAEQLRERYDAVVLAIGALRARDNDVEGRDLEGVHLAMEHLVPANKECEGDGASSLSARDKHVVIIGGGDTGADCLGTAHRQGATSVTQLDYNPEPPETRDDTRSPWPTWPLVLRTRLSPAHAEGGNRRYEVAVQRFLGDEHGRVRAMEIAEVKVERDAEGRRRIVPVGDTLEIPCDMALLAIGFDGVEHMPLLAGLGLDLNNRGALPCGSDWQTDAPGVFVCGDAHRGASLIVWAIAEGRSAANGVDAYLMGESDLPAPVRPGALPLAVL, from the coding sequence GTGGCTGATCCCACCGGATTCCTGAAGGTGCCCAAAGTGGAGGCCGCCAAGCGGCCCGTCGACGAGCGGGTCGGCGACTGGCACGAGGTGTACGAACGGCAGAGCCTGCCCGAGCGCGCCGAAGAGGTCTCCCAGCAGGCGCGTCGCTGCATGGACTGCGGAATCCCGTTCTGCCACTCCGGATCCGCGGGTTGTCCGCTGGGCAACCTCATCCCCGAGTGGAACGACCTGGTGCGCCGTGGCCGCTGGGATGCCGCCAGCGAACGGCTACACGCCACGAACAACTTCCCGGAGTTCACCGGGCGGCTGTGTCCGGCACCGTGCGAAGCCGCATGCGTGCTGTCGATCAGCGAGGGCCACACCGGCGGCAGCGTCACGATCAAACGCATCGAGAACACCATCGCCGACCAGGCCTGGGCGCTGGGTCTGGTCGACCCGCAGCCGGCGTCCATCCGGACCGGTAAGAGTGTCGCGGTGGTGGGTTCCGGTCCGGCCGGTCTGGCCGCCGCCCAACAGCTCACCCGCGCCGGTCACGACGTGACGGTCTTCGAACGCGACGACCGCATCGGCGGACTGATGCGTTACGGCATCCCCGAGTACAAGCTGGAGAAGAAGACACTCGACCAGCGCTTGGCGCAGATGCGGGCCGAAGGCACCCGGTTCGTCACCGACTGCGAGGTCGGGGTCGACCTGACGGCGGAGCAGCTCCGCGAACGGTATGACGCGGTGGTGCTGGCCATCGGGGCGCTGCGCGCCCGCGACAACGACGTGGAGGGCCGCGACCTCGAGGGTGTGCACCTGGCGATGGAACACCTGGTGCCCGCCAACAAGGAGTGCGAGGGGGACGGCGCATCGTCGCTGTCCGCCCGGGACAAGCACGTGGTGATCATCGGCGGCGGCGACACCGGGGCCGACTGCCTCGGCACCGCGCACCGCCAGGGCGCGACATCGGTCACTCAACTCGACTACAACCCGGAGCCGCCCGAGACCCGCGACGACACCCGCAGCCCGTGGCCGACGTGGCCGCTGGTGCTGCGCACCCGGCTGTCCCCGGCCCACGCCGAGGGCGGCAACCGCCGCTACGAGGTGGCCGTGCAGCGGTTCCTCGGCGATGAGCACGGGCGGGTGCGGGCGATGGAGATCGCCGAGGTGAAGGTGGAACGCGACGCCGAGGGGCGCCGCCGGATCGTCCCGGTCGGCGACACACTCGAGATTCCCTGCGACATGGCGTTGCTGGCCATCGGTTTCGACGGGGTCGAGCACATGCCGCTGCTCGCCGGTCTCGGCCTGGACCTCAACAACCGCGGTGCGCTGCCGTGCGGCAGCGACTGGCAGACCGATGCGCCGGGTGTGTTCGTCTGCGGTGACGCCCACCGGGGCGCGTCGCTGATCGTGTGGGCGATCGCCGAGGGCCGCAGCGCGGCCAACGGTGTCGACGCGTATCTGATGGGCGAGTCCGACCTACCGGCCCCCGTGCGCCCCGGCGCGCTGCCTCTGGCCGTCCTCTGA
- the lgt gene encoding prolipoprotein diacylglyceryl transferase — protein MTSTTLAYIPSPSQGVWELGPFPLRAYALCIIVGIIVALVLGDRRWEARGGEAGVVYDIALWAVPFGLIGGRLYHVITDWQTYFGPDGAGLLAAFRIWEGGLGIWGAVALGGVGAWIACRRRGIPLPAFGDAVAPGIILAQAIGRLGNYFNQELYGRPTTLPWGLEIYERVDASGARNDLIGVSTGRVVEVVHPTFLYELLWNLLVFAVLIWADRRFKLGHGRLFALYVAGYCLGRFWIELLRSDMATHLAGIRVNSFTSMFVFIGAVVYLMAAPRGREDPATLREEPTEDVDAEDRVTEDGEPEDVKPEGDEPRDSATEELLKHLVAGVAVTSGLGMAANVAGAADEKDDSEAGEAADREPLTTVGAVEGEDAVAAEESAEEAHEAAVEGAEEAAAVADEVAADVDEPVGADGPLTTVGAVEGEDAVAAEESAEEAHEAAVEGAEEAAAVADEAAADVDEPVEAVEPLTTVGVVEGEDAVAAEESAEEAHEAAVEAREEAEAVAEEAAVDETGDEGKLEALAEDVESAPSEDIGGAADRGPLTTAGAVQGEDAVAVREAAEEAHEAAVERAEEAEAVAAEVSDDVDEPAGAVEPLTTVGAVEGEDAVAVEEAAEEAHEAAVERAEEAEAVAAEVSDDVDEPAGAVEPLTTVGAVEGEDAVAVEEAAEEAHEAAVEAREEAEAVAEEAAADETADEGKPEPVAEAEALAEDVESAPSEDIGEAADREPLTTVGAVEGEDAVAVEDAAEEAHEAAVEAREEAEAVAEEAAADVDEPAEAVEAVEPLTTAGALEGEDAVAAEEAAEEAHEAAVERAEEAEAVAEDAADAVTNDAETTDYGDLEAAVERAEEAEAVAEDIAAADAAGEFTDEAPGEAVVDTDTAATPSTKAGAVEGDEAAEAVESAKETRQSAVTRAEQAQAVARQVASTAAATLRRRLRGRRK, from the coding sequence GTGACGTCGACGACGCTGGCCTACATTCCCAGTCCGTCGCAGGGCGTCTGGGAGCTCGGGCCGTTCCCGTTGCGGGCGTACGCCCTGTGCATCATCGTCGGCATCATCGTGGCGCTGGTCCTGGGTGACCGCCGCTGGGAGGCGCGTGGCGGCGAGGCCGGCGTCGTCTACGACATCGCTCTGTGGGCGGTCCCGTTCGGTCTGATCGGCGGCCGGCTCTACCACGTCATCACGGATTGGCAGACCTACTTCGGTCCGGACGGCGCCGGCCTGCTCGCCGCATTCCGCATCTGGGAGGGCGGTCTGGGCATTTGGGGCGCGGTCGCCCTGGGTGGTGTGGGTGCGTGGATTGCGTGCCGCCGCCGGGGAATCCCGCTGCCGGCGTTCGGCGATGCCGTCGCGCCGGGCATCATCCTGGCGCAGGCGATCGGCCGGCTCGGCAACTACTTCAATCAGGAACTGTACGGACGCCCGACCACGCTGCCGTGGGGACTGGAGATCTACGAGCGGGTCGATGCCAGTGGTGCGCGCAATGACCTGATCGGGGTGTCGACGGGTCGTGTGGTCGAGGTCGTCCACCCGACGTTCTTGTACGAACTGCTGTGGAATCTGCTGGTTTTCGCGGTGCTCATCTGGGCTGATCGACGGTTCAAGCTGGGGCACGGCAGGCTGTTCGCGCTCTACGTCGCGGGGTATTGCCTCGGCCGGTTCTGGATTGAGTTGTTGCGCAGTGACATGGCCACACACCTCGCGGGCATCCGGGTCAATTCGTTCACGTCGATGTTCGTGTTCATCGGCGCAGTGGTGTACCTGATGGCGGCTCCGAGGGGTCGCGAGGATCCGGCGACGCTGCGGGAAGAGCCGACGGAGGACGTGGACGCCGAGGACCGGGTCACCGAGGACGGGGAGCCCGAAGACGTCAAGCCCGAGGGTGATGAACCCCGGGACAGTGCGACCGAGGAATTGCTCAAGCACCTCGTGGCCGGTGTTGCGGTCACCTCGGGACTCGGGATGGCCGCAAATGTCGCCGGGGCCGCGGACGAGAAAGACGACTCCGAGGCTGGTGAGGCCGCTGATCGTGAGCCGTTGACGACGGTTGGTGCTGTCGAAGGTGAGGACGCGGTCGCGGCTGAGGAGTCTGCGGAAGAAGCTCATGAGGCGGCGGTCGAGGGTGCTGAGGAAGCAGCGGCCGTCGCGGACGAGGTCGCTGCTGACGTCGATGAACCCGTCGGCGCCGATGGGCCGTTGACGACGGTTGGCGCGGTTGAGGGTGAGGACGCGGTCGCGGCTGAGGAGTCGGCCGAAGAAGCTCATGAGGCGGCGGTCGAGGGTGCTGAGGAAGCAGCGGCGGTCGCGGACGAGGCGGCTGCTGACGTGGATGAACCCGTCGAGGCCGTCGAGCCGTTGACGACGGTTGGCGTGGTTGAGGGTGAGGACGCGGTCGCCGCTGAGGAGTCGGCTGAAGAAGCTCATGAGGCGGCGGTTGAGGCGCGCGAGGAGGCCGAGGCTGTCGCGGAAGAGGCCGCTGTTGACGAGACCGGTGATGAGGGCAAGCTCGAGGCGTTGGCTGAGGATGTGGAGTCTGCGCCGTCGGAGGACATTGGTGGGGCGGCTGATCGTGGGCCGTTGACGACGGCGGGTGCTGTTCAGGGTGAGGATGCGGTCGCGGTTAGGGAGGCTGCGGAAGAGGCTCATGAGGCGGCGGTTGAGCGTGCTGAGGAAGCCGAGGCCGTCGCTGCGGAGGTGTCCGATGACGTGGATGAACCCGCCGGTGCCGTTGAGCCGTTGACGACGGTGGGTGCTGTTGAGGGTGAGGATGCGGTCGCGGTTGAGGAGGCTGCGGAAGAGGCTCATGAGGCGGCGGTTGAGCGTGCTGAGGAAGCCGAGGCCGTCGCTGCGGAGGTGTCCGATGACGTGGATGAACCCGCCGGTGCCGTTGAGCCGTTGACGACGGTGGGTGCTGTTGAGGGTGAGGATGCGGTCGCGGTTGAGGAGGCTGCGGAAGAGGCTCATGAGGCGGCGGTTGAGGCGCGCGAGGAGGCCGAGGCTGTCGCGGAAGAGGCCGCTGCTGACGAGACGGCTGATGAGGGCAAGCCCGAGCCGGTGGCTGAGGCCGAAGCGCTGGCTGAGGATGTGGAGTCTGCGCCGTCGGAGGACATTGGTGAGGCGGCTGATCGTGAGCCGTTGACGACGGTGGGCGCGGTTGAGGGTGAGGATGCGGTCGCGGTTGAGGACGCTGCTGAAGAGGCTCATGAGGCGGCGGTTGAGGCGCGCGAGGAGGCCGAGGCTGTCGCGGAAGAGGCGGCTGCTGACGTGGATGAACCCGCCGAAGCCGTCGAAGCCGTCGAGCCGTTGACGACGGCGGGTGCTCTTGAGGGTGAGGATGCGGTCGCGGCTGAGGAGGCTGCGGAAGAGGCTCATGAGGCGGCGGTCGAGCGTGCTGAGGAGGCCGAGGCCGTCGCGGAGGACGCCGCTGACGCCGTCACCAATGACGCCGAGACCACTGATTACGGCGACCTCGAGGCTGCAGTGGAGCGCGCCGAAGAGGCCGAGGCCGTCGCCGAGGACATCGCCGCCGCGGACGCCGCCGGCGAGTTCACCGACGAGGCGCCTGGCGAAGCCGTCGTAGACACCGACACCGCGGCGACGCCGTCTACCAAGGCCGGTGCCGTGGAGGGCGACGAAGCCGCGGAGGCGGTCGAGTCCGCGAAGGAGACGCGCCAATCGGCCGTCACGCGCGCCGAGCAGGCGCAGGCGGTCGCACGACAGGTCGCCTCGACGGCCGCCGCCACGCTGCGGCGTCGCTTGCGGGGGCGCCGCAAGTAG
- a CDS encoding DUF2752 domain-containing protein, producing the protein MEPDTPTPSRTPLYITLGTGAVFVAALAYIGLADPHRPGFLAPLCPFKHVTGWDCPACGGLRMTHDLLHGDIAAAVADNVFLLVGLPLLAAWVVIRRRRHEAVLPATAIVVIAVATISWTVVRNLPGFPLVPTLLDG; encoded by the coding sequence ATGGAACCTGACACTCCCACCCCCAGTCGTACGCCGCTCTACATCACCCTCGGGACCGGCGCCGTGTTCGTGGCCGCGCTGGCCTACATCGGTCTCGCCGACCCTCACCGGCCCGGTTTCCTGGCACCGCTGTGCCCGTTCAAACACGTGACCGGGTGGGACTGTCCGGCGTGCGGGGGACTGCGCATGACGCACGATCTCCTGCACGGCGACATTGCCGCGGCCGTCGCCGACAATGTGTTCCTCCTCGTCGGCTTGCCTCTGCTGGCGGCATGGGTGGTCATCCGACGGCGTCGGCACGAAGCCGTGCTGCCGGCGACCGCGATCGTCGTCATCGCCGTGGCCACCATCAGCTGGACTGTGGTCCGCAATCTGCCCGGATTTCCGCTGGTCCCGACTTTGCTCGACGGGTAG